atataaataaattaggtggtacaTAAGCTAAACGAACTAAAGCATAGTGACTTTCAACTttgaaccattcctgtgtgcgagtaatttgaGGCTCTGCTGGGGCCTACAATTTTTATGCAGAATCTGACTAGttagtttgagaaagcatttcCTCGCAAGAAACAGTACTCTTCATAAAACTTTAGATTGGTTAAAAGACCTCTGGCATTTATATATACACGTTATTGTGGGTTAAACAATCTGTCGATTCCAATCATACAACTTCGCGAGGGAGTTATTCGTTCACACTCTCTGTCTATCTCCGCCTATTCTTATCTATACCAATCAGTAAGACcatacttttatatggatcTTATATCGTCAGTCAGAAAACGaagtaatatattttaaagtaattgtCTGTGCAATAAAAGTATTATCATTCAAAAAActcgattaaattaaaaaaaaaattgttttaaagagtGCAAACATTTCTCAGAACCAATCAGAGATTACTTCTTCTATAGTTGTGTAATTGTATCTTACTATTTTCTAAAGTTGGGTTTAGGATATTTACAACCTCTTAAAATTTTCTAGAAAAAGGATTTTCATACAAGTACATACTTTTGTGAAACTATTCAATTAAGAAAATGATCACAATTCATCTGGAGTATTGAAATCTTACTTCttggtttacaaaaatatttgttgcaaAATATAATGTATGTTCTGTTTGGTATTTAAACAGATCAGATTTTCATTTCGTATAAATTTCAGGCAGTGACCATTGTTCATTTTTAGAAGCAATATGGTTAAAGTATTACAGTTTGCGCCCCTCGACTATCAGATCAGATGTTGAATATGAGTGACACACCTTTTTTCAAGGCATCGCCACCATCTGTATTTGATTTATATAGCTAAAATATCTATGATCTAAACTCtgagaataaaatataattgaattcacgcaaaataaatacactaaaattttaaaaacttaattgtaaTACAACTGTGGAAATAAATCTATTCACCTATTTCTATTGTGTTTTTCATCAGTTCTCCCATTTCAATAAGTTTTCTATTGAAACCATTCCATTTTTCTCCCTGTGGCAAGGCATCTTGTAGCCACTTAAAATCAGGCAAACCATCCTTCCACTCATCGTATTTCTGAAGATAAATCGATTATGTTTTGTTCTCAGTGGATGAGttatataagaaatttaaagtttttaacataccTTACTAAGTGTGACTCCTCCACTGATGGCACCACCCAGAACGATGTAGCGGAGTTTTAATGCACCTCGTAGGATTCTCACGACCAACATTCCGTATCCTCTGGAATTTGTCAGCCGGGGTGGCGAATGTGTCGGCCCGAAACGGTGGCCATAAACATTGAGTAATGGCCTCCTCTTTTGTCCTCCATGAGTGTTCCCGATAGTTGAATAGTTTAGGGAAATAACTTTAGCGGACATAGCCACAACACGTTTTCTAGTTTccctaaagaatttttttttaaattaaaaatgagaaaattgtGTATATCGATGaagaaataaaagtgaaatttgaaattaattgcaCCGGTAAAGTGTTTGGTTGATAACAAGACTTTATTTACCTATTTGCATTTCCATAAGTTAAacgtaacatttttaatatttatgggTTTCTTTTATATTAGAATTACTTTCTTATTAACAATagtaaatttttgcaaaaattttggAAGCAAATCGGACTGACATCATGCAACACAgaaaaaagtagatttttgCATTTCAGTTTTCgtttgtttgacagtttaaatGACAGTTTAGTGTTGTTCAATGAGGCAATGTGAATGTGACATTTGAAGACTCTAGAAAAGTGAACCAACTAGGTGATGAGTAGTTGACTGGAGCTTAGTTCAACTCAACAAGTTATTTCGAGAAACCAGAGTCGAAAGCTGAGTTAAAGTATAGTTGAAACTCGCATATGGTTGAcaagattaaaattaacaaacgttACTTTTGTGAATAAAGGCTCAATTAAATAAGACActtctattttaaaaagtgatacATTCGAAAACGAAAAAGGTGCTAGCTTTTAGATAAATGTAACAAACATTTTGTGGGCCTTACGGTCTCAGATAAATCGAAGCGATTTGCTAagttttaagagttttaaacAAGCATTTATCTTTTGACTGTTTTTATCCCTCACctttataatttttgcaaaactttttgaaatgttcttGAACCTTAACATAAGattgcaaaatttgaaataagacGTTATATATTTAtctacaaaatgtttgtttttttgtttgttatatattcTACATCATACatattggcgcaaaattttaaagagcCTATTGTTAAGAGTTTAACTAggtagcaatttgctaaatatttagcaattttctaatagagtccaacattttaaacctttcttaactaataaattgctaattgccttttattgaaaaacgagtatccaaacatgtctaaaaaatgacagttcgtaaaaataaacaagGCAAATACGCTTAAaaggacctattaattggaattccaaACTGTTGACTGGCCCATTCCATACACTGTTCTTAAAAGAATAATTCTATAGATTCCATATAAATTTAGCAAATTTCTAAAGTTAAATTAGTAGTTCTGagattttaactttgaaaatttttttagagataGTGAGATGTAAAAATCGTTTaaatcttttaagcttagtaaattgctgaAAACGGCTTTAACCCCAATAACCATTTTAATAATCAGGTAAAGGGCTAACTCCCGTTTAAATTTTATCGTTGGACAATTCAACTACATATGAACACATGGTATATAACTCCACGGTTTgtactgtcattttgacagtacacacaaaaaaacatattaatctGTCAAAAGAGTTAAGATTTATTGTGATTGGTGgcgatattttataaaaaaattaagtaggcaaatatttcttttaatattttgcttttaattctTAGAAATGTCTTATTAacagataatgtaatagaatgCTACATTGTTAAAACGTGTTTATTCTGGTTATTAATATATACGCAAATTTAATTGCTGTTAAAATCTAACCCGAAGATTTTATATTAGTAATATCccaaaaaattgacttaattGAATTGTGAAAggaattatttgacatttgttttgaaattttaaaaaaagataagcagttggaaacattttgtaaaattttaagaaactagCTGTTTTATCTTAAGGTGTGATCATTTCTGGGgtctttaaaatctaaaaattgtgTAGCCATGAATAGATTTGTTAATGAGCCAACTAGACAATagcatattgtttgaaaaagtcttcatttgtattttgttaatataCCAAGTACGCATTCGAAccgaaaagaattttaattacGGTCtccagaacaacaacaaaatactactatatatatttctgtaaaaaataaaaacaaaccaaatacaaatttataactgCTGCTTGAAAAGAAAAcctttcgatttaaaaaaattgacataatcggaagaactcagcgtgatgtcaatggggcttttgtaagtatggcagaggtggcaaaaatggctttaacggttaatgagggcaaaacaaagtacatgctgtcgtcaagaaaggacatacaaccgacgtcttggtcaaaacgtcaccatcgacagaattaactttgaggtagtcaaggacttcttcTACCTAGGCTCAGCTGTAAACgcagagaaaagttctttgtgtgatctactgTCCCGAAACCAATTCTCCAGCcccgaaagtcttcgaatccacacccacaggacagcgcagtagaggaagaccgcgaatcatgtggcgcgcacaagtagaaagtgacctcacccaacatggagcgcgaaattggagacatctagcaaAAGACCGAGCTATATTgcgaagtttgttgggtgaggccctagttcacacaggactatagcgccaccttcgTTCAttatttaacttcttttaaatCTCCTTAAAAAGGATTGGAGACTTTTCCATATAGTCTAGTGTGCGGCgagatcttttattttgttatgaaatcCCATACGAAAATTTGAGCTGTCATTAATTCTTTtatgaattataatttttctactTAGCATGGAAATTTAGTTATAAAATCTGATATAGaatttattaaagaatacgAGCATACCAACAAATCTTTTACATTTGTTGTTTCATGGATaaaccttttataattttttttggttcgttaaacgtcaaataaatttaaaaacaccgGATATTCCATCTTGTCATAAACTTGAGAATAGAGAACTTGagcttaattcaaaattaatttttcggcACTGATCTGGgttaaatattttctgtgaacaAAAgtgtagattttttaaaatacaattaatctTAATCTAGTACAATTACAAATTTCACTGATTGGATAAcgttctacaaaacaaaaagcagAATAAATTTAGTTGCTTATGCTTTTTATCTTCGTTTTTAATGTTATTATGtagttgaatatttaaaaaatcatcaaactATTCGAAGTTTAATAGATGTTTTTAATTCGCTTTTTTATTATAGTGCAGTACAACCTGCATTTAGCACTGTCcataaatacaaacttttttttaaaaacctgaaacaATTCTAAACACAAAGGCTCTCATggtcttaaaatagttttggaaaaaattaaaacgaatatACGATACATACATATAGGTATGAGCACATCACAATCTTCAGGTTTTGTAGAGTTCATTTAAAATAGAGTATTTTAGAAACTTCAGTGAATAGGAACATATTTTTCAGCGGTGTTTTAgatataaatagatttttacttttgattacaattgattttgaaaatcttgaatatagaaaaataataaaataaaataatcaaaaatgagCGATTTAAAAAACGGATTGTGTAAAATTTGTTCTAAGGAAACCAAATCAAAATGTTCGAACTGTAACCAAGTGTTTTATTGTTCAGGGGAACATCAGAAAAGTGATTGGAAAGTGCACAAACGAATGTGTTATCCATTTAAGGTAGGtttttgcgttctatttttttttaattcaaaaactcgAGACTTGTAAAATTGATCATActtgttttagattttattaattgtttaaaaaagtgaatCTGTAGCATTTATTATTATGCTACAGTATTATGTTCACACTATTGAAACAGAGCTCACATGTTGGATTTGATAATTTCTATTGGCTTATCTGAGCAAATTAGAAATCACTaaacagattttgaaagatCTTAGACCAACTTCAAAAACCACGCTGTTAAGtaagaacctttttttttaaaaaaaaaaagttttcatttcatcGAGGTTATGAAAATTCTCACTACCGGAATATTTATGcaccgtgttttttttttcaatgtgtgTAGAATGCCAAACGTACACTGATTTGAGAAGCGAATAGGTTAACTGCTTTTGGGGCTCTAGAcctatacaaattattatatcctacaaaatataataagcatTTTTAGCTATGTAGTACATATTTTGATTGAACAATAAGTGAGTCtagtttgcttaaaaaaaagtgattcgATAAATCTCCTATGGTGTAATTGTTGTCCGGGACACGTTAGTGGAAACAAtgataaatttgtaattttataaaaccCTCAAATCGTAATAAAGTGCCTTTGTATGTATTTAAGTGAACAAGTGATTTGATGTTAATATaccaatgtgttttttttcagattgAACAAAGTGAAAAATTGGGACGACATCTTGTGACAACAAGAAAAATCAAACCATCTGAAATAATTCTAAAAGAGTCTCCCATAACTAGGGGTCCTTCGCAAGTTACCGGGCCCGTTTGTCTAGGCTGCCTGGATGGTATTGATGAGCAGGATTATGTCACCTGTCAACAATGTGGATGGCCACTTTGTTCAAAGGAATGTGAATCAAGCCTTGAGCATAGGGAAGAATGTAAACTTACtcaaaatagacaacaaaaaaaggtaactttaaaaaacaaacaaatgttggAGTAAACCAATAACAAGAATATGCATTATTTTAGTAcactattttgataaaataaaacccCGATAAGTGCTTCACCTTAAATGTCCTGTTTTAATAGGATAGTAAAATCAAATGTAGGTTTACTGTTGTACAAAATAGTCTCCATTATTGTAGTAAATTAAGATAACTACTAAGGCATGGAagagcaaaagaaaaagaaacgtttTAATTGTGTtcttagaagattttttttcaggtaaaaCTAATGAGTgagtacaaataaaattaaatcaagaaaGGGCACTTATCCAGGTTTTACTACAAATATAAGTGTCAACAATAATATTACTTATTGCTCGGATGAAAAAATCCAAGTTAGTTtcataataaatgaaatatagaTGGCATTGGATATACTACAGATTTTTACAATATAATCttggaaataataattataaagcagatatctaagatcagttttttttgacaataggaatttttcaaatcacacttggcagtattcgacaccaagtagtgtgacTCTTAATCACTAAAAACACCTCTttatcaggaccaatcttgaaggatcggcttcagatttttctttattaactttgtacaatcactttggggaagtttaaacttttaatactttcctaTGTTATTTTAGACCATAACTCATGAAGCTTGGTTCTTCTTagtctccgaacatggtttcttatattgaaGACGGACTCCacttcagaattagtatgactttgcagtctccgGTTGTGGTATACAGCGTATTTTtgaacaacttctgtaaccatttctatttgtaagtcacgatgtagatcggtatttcttatgtaccaaggtgcatttactattccacgaaggaatttgttttgtaatttttgaatgattttggtatttgttttcttttacagccccataattggattccataggtccaaacaggctttagtacttgattatacagcattattttgttttggattgataaatttttatatatttcaagttcagttcttctcttttctttttgatgtgctctttccactttaaCTTTGCatcaaagtcattccaaggtatttggccgtattggcgtaaggtacagcttaattattaatgaatattggaatattgtttatctttttatttgtaaagtttatatatgaagattttgtttcattgagtttgatacgccatttttccgTTTAAgttctcactgtgtcgacggcattttgtagttttactgctgcttTAGaaacacatttgtcgggtaccaaaattgcgatatcatctgcaaaagaaGCCATTATGGTCTGATTACTAATTGCAATAtcccttgtggtacaccagcttctattttctttaattccgATGATTCTTGATGGTActttactctaaacaatcggtctgagatgtatgattttaatatttcaaagtactgcctgggaagatccctttgcagtttgtactcaattccctcatgccaaaccttgtcaaaagcttgagcagcatctaagaaaatagctgaacatacttgtttttcttctaatgctttttctattacagtCGATTTTCTATGAACTtagtctatcgtggaatgtttatttctaaagcgaAACTGACCTTCtctcttctatgattttgctaagtctctttggaagcagttttcaaaaacttttgccataattggcaTAACCGATTTTgttctgtaagccgtcacttctgtaccttgctttggtatgacaattacttcagttATATTCCAATAGTGTGGGACTTACCGGTGCTTAAggaatgcatttattatatattggagttttatgaaggctttcaatagcatttctttcataacctggagcagtaattagatcgtaacctggtgattttttatttgatagttgatgttaacacatactttttatttctttaagtcttataaTTTATCGCTTTCCATAGCGATAAATCAGTTAAacgttaaacgttgttttatcatctggaaatctagtattttgccattttcttcgagctctttttttctctattatcaactctcttatctctaaaagatattttatttcattttgtcttctattagaaaatgttggagtagtTTTTTCAGcagcctgttgcacatcagcaataaattgttccacttcatggtcaatttacTCTATTGTATCCATttgagatcttaaatttataaaacataaaagcctttctctaaaatcactcctgtttgttttcttatttacaagctttggattacttttttctagtacttccgattcacttagtgatagaataaatagagtatgatctgatgacaggtcataactaccttcgacactaatgtcattttgtttgattccttcagctacgaaaaagtcaataaggtctggtgttttgttagtatcggaaggctaGTAAGTTGgagacctggaggaatagaattcgcaattgtatttacggcctgcttcgagaagtcttttgccttttgttaaTATAAGTCTTGAagcccaatgggtgtgtttcgcattgaagtctccaccaacatgaaagttatgcccaagaagattaaatagatctgtatagtcatcttctgccggggagcgccttggtgggcagtacatacatagctgctatcttaaactctttctttttcataccaatactaatagttgttacttggatattttcactagtaaacttggttactttaaaatgttttaagctttcttttataagaatcgccgatccacctcttgctTTGTCAGCTGGATGAGGAGCGTGGTAacagttttctattacattatctagactttgcccattggagaaatgagtttcggacaccaggcaaatatcgatatgttctggatccaaaaagatttttaattcggatgaatgttgtataagaccgtttgcattccatgtagcgattttaagtgctCTGTCCAtcatgttttttaagagcgaatttttcgcttagctgtttgatattcaaatcctgtttatcaattcttttaagaataagttgtagcatttctttatcTTATCTATATTAAGATcagtttttgaaaccaaaatgtTTGTACTTAAAATGTGTTTCCTTAGAATTAGCGAAATTGGTATAATATTTAACCCAGTAAAATAGACTTAGGGAGTTTCAATAAAACTTACTGAGATAATTatgcataattttaaatttgttttctcatttttttcctttaagGCTGTTATTCATGAGTTTACTACGCCACATCCAATGTACCAATGCATTGCAACACTTAGGGCACTATTGCTTAAGAAAAGTGATAaggaaaagtttgaaaaactcaTCAAACTTGAATCTCACGATGACATACGTAGAGGATCACCTCAATGGAAAAGTGATTTGGAGAGTATAGGAAAATTTATTCCAAGgtgaattatattatttttttaaatctaaacatttaaaaaaaatatagacaaTAAATGTTTCAACACTCGGCAATACTTACGCTTATACTCAAACGGGaatcttaaaatcaatatttctgaTGAGCTGCAAAAAAGCAAAATCAAGCTTTTATTTTGctcatgtttttaatattatttactaTGTTAACACATGCTAATTGATGTaaacatttgttgtttttagatttttccaAACTCAAGAATAtactgaagatgaaatcatgaAAGTAGCAGGAATCCTTCAAATAAATGGTCATGAAGTTCCAACTTCTGATCCACCTCACGTAGCGGTTTTTGATGTAGCATCTATGCTAGAGCATTCGTGTACTCCTAATTTGGCAAAAAGTTTCACCAAGAACGGAGACGTCATGCTGTGGGCTCCACGTGAAATTCCAAAGAATGCAAATCTTAGCATTTGCTATTCAGATGCTCTCTGGGGAACAGCTGATCGGCAGAAACACTTGATGcacacaaaattattcaaatgtgAATGCAATCGATGCCAGGACGTTACGGAATTCCAAACATATTATAGTGCAATGAAATGCAAGGACAAAAATTGTTCGGGTTTCGTTCTTCCAATCGACTTAAAGAACTGGGATGAGAATTGGAAGTaagtataataatttttgtttctaatctTGTTTTTAATCTagcttgttttttaaagatgCACCACCTGTCAAAGTGACGTAGATAAGTTTTTTGTAAGAGATATTTTGGAGAAAGCAGGAGCAGATTTGGCTGCAATGGAAAAAACTGTTGCGAATTGCAAAAAATACATTGAACATTATCAGAAATGGCTACCACGGAAGCACTATTATATTAGTGAAGTTAAGATTCAGTTGGTGCAGAAGTTAGGTGCCGATCCAAAAGACTTAATGGTATTGCCAGAGAAAGATCTTGACATAAAACTGGAATATGCAAAAGAGATGATTGAGTTATATGAACAATTGGCACCATGTAAGTAatcttgatatttttgtttgcttacaaaaatagGTTATAAATACcgagagaaaaacaaaacatcttttttttgtgtcgattgtcaatatcttttaaactGATTAACAGTTTCACTTCTGGGAcgagttcttttttcttatactTAACGGTTTTAGTTAAGACCCATAACAACACTACGTGTTACGATTCTGGACGACTTAACACCCTTTTTAACGTTTTAcaataaatgaataatttttaaaatgtcttccttTAAATACAATTCTTTGGAAATTATTTAAACACTATTGTATTCACAGGTGAAACAAGGATATTGGGAATTCTATGCTTTGAAGTACACTCAGCCATAGCAGAAAAAACTCGAAGAATTTCTCTTGAAACAAATATGAACTGTATTGTATTGTTGGAGGAATCACTTTTATTTGTCGAGAAATCAATCCAATATTTAAAACACGAATCAAATGTGTTTGCTGAAGGTTTAGTTTGTAAACAAGCTATAATTAATCGAGATGCACTCAAAATGGTTATGTCATTTtagataaatttattaaactttggtaattattat
This window of the Eupeodes corollae chromosome 3, idEupCoro1.1, whole genome shotgun sequence genome carries:
- the LOC129952568 gene encoding SET domain-containing protein SmydA-8 — encoded protein: MSDLKNGLCKICSKETKSKCSNCNQVFYCSGEHQKSDWKVHKRMCYPFKIEQSEKLGRHLVTTRKIKPSEIILKESPITRGPSQVTGPVCLGCLDGIDEQDYVTCQQCGWPLCSKECESSLEHREECKLTQNRQQKKAVIHEFTTPHPMYQCIATLRALLLKKSDKEKFEKLIKLESHDDIRRGSPQWKSDLESIGKFIPRFFQTQEYTEDEIMKVAGILQINGHEVPTSDPPHVAVFDVASMLEHSCTPNLAKSFTKNGDVMLWAPREIPKNANLSICYSDALWGTADRQKHLMHTKLFKCECNRCQDVTEFQTYYSAMKCKDKNCSGFVLPIDLKNWDENWKCTTCQSDVDKFFVRDILEKAGADLAAMEKTVANCKKYIEHYQKWLPRKHYYISEVKIQLVQKLGADPKDLMVLPEKDLDIKLEYAKEMIELYEQLAPCETRILGILCFEVHSAIAEKTRRISLETNMNCIVLLEESLLFVEKSIQYLKHESNVFAEGLVCKQAIINRDALKMVMSF